From one Bacteroidota bacterium genomic stretch:
- a CDS encoding sigma-70 family RNA polymerase sigma factor, protein MEHLPDEDLVAAYIDQGDERAFRTLVERHQERIFGFLVGMIRDREVASDLFQETFLRAVAAMQKRRGSYEKQGRWLGWVMRIARNAALDHIRSRKKWQDVDAGDDGGTSFFDRLPAEGPDAIETLDLAGRVEELRAAIELLPPEQREVVLLRHESELTFREIAEITDVSINTALGRMRYALINLRKTLIPDAARN, encoded by the coding sequence ATGGAGCACCTGCCCGACGAAGACCTCGTCGCAGCCTACATCGACCAGGGCGATGAGCGCGCCTTCCGCACGCTCGTCGAACGCCACCAGGAGCGCATCTTCGGCTTCCTAGTGGGGATGATCCGCGACCGCGAGGTGGCGAGCGATCTCTTCCAAGAGACGTTCCTCCGCGCGGTCGCGGCGATGCAGAAGCGACGCGGGTCCTACGAGAAGCAGGGCCGCTGGCTGGGCTGGGTGATGCGCATCGCCCGCAACGCCGCGCTCGACCATATCCGCAGCCGCAAGAAGTGGCAGGACGTGGACGCGGGCGACGACGGGGGCACCTCGTTCTTTGACCGGCTTCCCGCCGAAGGCCCCGACGCCATCGAGACGCTCGACCTCGCCGGTCGCGTCGAAGAGCTTCGGGCGGCCATCGAGCTGCTCCCGCCGGAGCAGCGCGAGGTCGTTCTACTCCGCCACGAGTCGGAGCTCACCTTCCGCGAGATCGCCGAGATCACCGACGTTTCGATCAACACCGCGCTGGGGCGGATGCGCTACGCGCTCATCAACCTCCGCAAGACCCTCATCCCCGACGCGGCCCGCAACTAA
- a CDS encoding agmatine deiminase family protein, which produces MPARLLAALLFIATLGSAQAQDTPWYESDPLPQTMTPEEELRRDEIGLGFARSAPPPGPVRNIAEFERSEAVLVRYPLGIPLNLVAALSEHVRVITTVASASQENQARSAYQNAGVTMANADFLRARTNSIWTRDYGPFYVADGNREISVIDFIYNRPRPNDNAVPSALAAHLGTPLYAMDLVHTGGNYMTDGRGVSASTDLVWSENGFNEALVLQTMRDYLGIDTYHVTDDPQGAYIQHIDTWGKFLDVDKVVITQVPTSDSRYQDYEDVAAYFAAQPSAYGTPYQVYRVYSPSGQPYANALIVNDRVYVPISNSSWDDDALDVYRAAMPGYEVLGFAGSWLSTDALHCRIKEVADTGLLSLQHQPLAGEIGYQPEVALDVEIVPYSGQPLLSDELFLVYQAEGAPFDTLALQPAGGDTFSAALPLPASGGEVAYYFSAADASGRTERFPLVGPAGARRFTVQPASGCAQRLTATLDDATAAPGEAITFTVTVSNDASTAAPVDLWLDATGPVSATLDLGSGTLPPGAEVTRMVRVRVPGSAPFGTYSLALNLGDAAAGVVCDTEPFSLAVSGDALGAGRTFEVEQNFFAARAAIAGTVRLAPNPFAQRTTLTFDANTDADARLAVYDVLGREVAVVLDGPVEAGTHRAAFDASGLAAGVYVYRLILGDTVQAGRMTLVR; this is translated from the coding sequence ATGCCCGCTCGCCTTCTCGCCGCGCTGCTTTTCATCGCCACCCTCGGGTCGGCCCAGGCGCAAGACACGCCCTGGTACGAGTCCGACCCGCTGCCCCAGACCATGACGCCCGAGGAGGAGTTGCGCCGCGACGAGATCGGGCTCGGCTTTGCGCGCTCCGCGCCCCCGCCCGGCCCGGTCCGCAACATCGCCGAGTTCGAGCGCAGCGAGGCCGTGCTCGTCCGCTACCCGCTCGGCATTCCGCTGAACCTGGTGGCGGCGCTCTCCGAGCATGTCCGCGTCATCACGACCGTGGCGAGCGCGTCCCAGGAGAACCAGGCCCGCAGCGCCTACCAGAATGCGGGCGTCACCATGGCCAACGCCGACTTTCTCCGCGCCCGGACCAACTCGATCTGGACCCGGGACTACGGCCCGTTCTACGTCGCCGACGGCAACCGCGAGATCAGCGTCATCGATTTCATCTACAACCGCCCGCGCCCCAATGACAACGCGGTCCCCAGCGCCCTGGCCGCGCACCTCGGCACGCCGCTCTACGCGATGGACCTCGTCCACACCGGCGGCAACTACATGACCGACGGCCGGGGCGTCTCCGCCTCGACCGACCTCGTGTGGTCGGAGAACGGCTTCAACGAGGCGCTCGTGCTCCAGACCATGCGCGACTACCTCGGGATCGACACCTACCACGTCACTGACGATCCGCAGGGGGCTTACATCCAGCACATCGACACATGGGGCAAGTTTCTGGACGTGGACAAGGTGGTCATCACCCAGGTGCCAACCTCAGACTCTCGCTACCAGGACTACGAGGACGTGGCGGCCTACTTCGCCGCGCAGCCCAGCGCCTACGGCACGCCCTACCAGGTCTACCGCGTCTACAGCCCGAGCGGGCAGCCCTACGCGAACGCGCTCATCGTCAACGACCGGGTCTACGTTCCGATCTCGAACTCCTCGTGGGACGACGACGCCCTCGACGTGTACCGCGCGGCGATGCCGGGCTACGAGGTCCTCGGCTTCGCCGGAAGCTGGCTCTCGACCGACGCGCTGCACTGCCGCATCAAAGAGGTCGCCGACACGGGCCTGCTCTCGCTCCAGCACCAGCCGCTCGCAGGCGAGATCGGGTACCAGCCCGAGGTCGCCCTCGACGTGGAGATCGTCCCGTACAGCGGGCAACCGCTCCTGAGCGACGAACTGTTCCTCGTCTACCAGGCCGAGGGCGCGCCGTTCGACACGCTCGCGCTCCAGCCGGCCGGGGGCGACACCTTCTCGGCGGCGCTCCCGCTTCCGGCGAGCGGCGGCGAGGTGGCCTACTACTTCTCGGCCGCTGACGCCTCGGGGCGCACCGAGCGCTTCCCGCTCGTCGGGCCGGCCGGGGCGCGCAGGTTTACGGTCCAGCCCGCCTCCGGCTGCGCGCAGCGCCTGACGGCCACGCTCGACGACGCGACCGCCGCGCCCGGCGAGGCGATTACGTTCACCGTCACGGTGTCGAACGACGCCTCCACGGCGGCCCCGGTCGACCTGTGGCTGGACGCGACCGGCCCGGTGAGCGCGACGCTCGACCTGGGCAGCGGCACACTCCCGCCCGGAGCCGAGGTCACGCGCATGGTCCGCGTCCGCGTGCCCGGCAGCGCGCCGTTCGGCACCTACAGCCTGGCCTTGAACCTGGGCGACGCCGCCGCTGGCGTAGTGTGCGACACCGAGCCGTTCAGCCTCGCCGTCTCGGGCGACGCGCTCGGCGCGGGCCGCACCTTCGAGGTCGAGCAGAACTTCTTCGCCGCGCGTGCGGCCATCGCCGGGACGGTGCGCCTCGCGCCCAACCCCTTCGCGCAGCGCACGACGCTCACCTTCGACGCCAACACCGACGCCGACGCGCGGCTCGCCGTCTACGACGTGCTCGGCCGCGAGGTCGCTGTCGTGCTCGACGGGCCGGTCGAGGCGGGCACCCACCGGGCGGCGTTCGACGCCTCGGGCCTCGCCGCGGGCGTCTACGTCTACCGTCTCATCCTGGGAGACACCGTGCAGGCCGGGCGGATGACGCTGGTGCGGTAG
- a CDS encoding response regulator — translation MPRFSSLWAHLDHRRAIRPVVALLVGVTAVLVLFLWLTVTVLGTVEAYVQAEARYVKGLLAASHRLSTYASTGNDEKYQAFEQALVHPQAYGEARLALQRGDKPAARAALVRGDVPPTEVGSVVTLFAFLERVPALQPTVALWAEADEMTAQMTTLGAEARIRVDAGEAGDGLAADIAPRATALSYAVDALGVRFSTLLADTSRLVRQVLVGLGVALALLLVLLALWPILRLLRQVDISSARFRQLVQHATDITTVLGPGGRIVYQSPSAASVLGRSPESFLGRLAADTVHPDDRASVEAAFDRAVTEDTVTVQFRALRADGSAVTLESSIVNLLDDPAVRGVVVNSRDVGDREAKVAAEHARALAEEKARAKSAFLANMSHEIRTPMNGVIGMTSLLLDTDLDAEQADFVDTIRSSGDALLTLINDILDFSKIEAGKIDLEIQPFEVRTVVEEALDLVAPSAASKEIELAYTVDDGVPRRALGDVTRVRQVLVNLLSNAVKFTDEGGVCVRVTAAPPHTEDGDETVLRFAVEDTGIGIGPAKLEAVFESFVQADASTTRKYGGTGLGLAICRQLAELMGGEVGAESELGVGSAFWIAFPAVVVHGEPEVFMAARPAALAGRRTLVVDDHAVNREILVRLAERWGMPTVAVDSGSAALAALDAGAASGEAPPEIVLLDMQMPDMDGITTAQALRARFGDGPTIILLTSVARDAQLRQDAERAGIDAVLYKPTKPAALYAALAARFQQTTSYAAPPSTTSEQISEAEAPTPSPLRILVAEDNVVNQKVVLRLLYRLGYRADLAADGEEAVAAVLGRPADRPYDVVLMDVQMPRVDGLEATRRIRAAGGLAQPHVVALTANAMEGDREMCLAAGCDAYLPKPIDRESLGVLLAEAPSAMPAPAADASPLAA, via the coding sequence ATGCCGCGCTTTTCCTCCCTCTGGGCTCACCTCGACCACCGCCGGGCTATCAGGCCGGTAGTCGCACTGCTCGTTGGCGTGACGGCCGTGCTCGTGCTCTTTCTCTGGCTGACCGTCACCGTCCTCGGGACCGTCGAGGCCTACGTCCAGGCGGAGGCACGCTACGTCAAGGGACTGCTCGCTGCCAGCCACCGCCTCTCGACCTACGCCTCGACGGGCAACGACGAGAAGTACCAGGCGTTCGAGCAGGCACTCGTTCACCCACAGGCCTACGGCGAGGCCCGGCTCGCCCTCCAGCGCGGCGACAAGCCTGCCGCCCGCGCCGCCCTCGTCCGAGGCGACGTGCCGCCGACCGAAGTCGGCTCGGTGGTGACACTGTTCGCCTTCCTCGAGCGAGTTCCTGCGCTCCAGCCCACCGTCGCGCTGTGGGCGGAGGCCGACGAGATGACGGCGCAGATGACGACCCTCGGCGCTGAGGCTCGGATCCGCGTCGACGCTGGCGAGGCCGGGGACGGCCTCGCTGCCGACATAGCGCCCCGGGCGACGGCCCTCTCGTACGCGGTGGACGCGCTGGGCGTCCGGTTCTCTACGCTTCTGGCTGACACCTCCCGGTTGGTCCGGCAGGTGCTCGTCGGCCTGGGAGTCGCACTGGCGCTCCTCCTCGTCCTGCTCGCGCTCTGGCCGATCCTCCGGCTCTTACGCCAGGTCGACATCTCTAGCGCCCGCTTCCGCCAACTCGTTCAGCACGCCACCGACATCACGACCGTCCTCGGGCCGGGGGGTCGCATCGTGTACCAGAGCCCCTCGGCGGCGTCCGTGCTCGGGCGCTCCCCCGAGAGCTTCCTCGGCCGTCTCGCCGCCGACACCGTGCACCCCGACGACCGCGCCTCCGTCGAGGCCGCTTTCGACCGAGCGGTGACCGAGGACACCGTCACGGTCCAGTTCCGGGCGCTTCGGGCCGACGGCAGCGCGGTGACGCTGGAGAGCTCGATCGTCAACCTGCTGGACGACCCCGCCGTACGCGGCGTCGTCGTCAACTCCCGCGATGTCGGGGACCGCGAGGCGAAAGTCGCCGCCGAGCACGCCCGTGCGCTCGCCGAGGAGAAGGCCCGCGCCAAGAGTGCGTTCCTGGCCAACATGAGCCACGAGATCCGCACCCCCATGAACGGCGTCATCGGCATGACCTCGCTGCTCCTGGACACCGACCTGGACGCCGAGCAGGCCGACTTCGTCGACACCATCCGAAGCTCCGGCGACGCGCTGCTGACGCTCATCAACGACATCCTTGACTTCTCCAAGATCGAGGCCGGGAAGATCGACCTAGAGATACAACCGTTTGAAGTGCGCACGGTCGTCGAGGAGGCGCTCGACCTCGTCGCCCCGAGCGCCGCCAGCAAGGAGATCGAGCTGGCTTACACGGTCGACGACGGCGTGCCGCGCCGCGCCCTGGGCGACGTCACCCGCGTCCGGCAGGTCCTCGTCAACCTCCTCTCGAACGCGGTCAAGTTCACCGACGAGGGGGGGGTCTGCGTCCGCGTCACGGCTGCCCCGCCCCACACCGAAGACGGGGACGAGACCGTCCTCCGCTTTGCCGTCGAAGACACAGGCATCGGGATCGGGCCGGCCAAGCTCGAGGCCGTCTTCGAGAGTTTCGTGCAGGCCGACGCCTCAACGACGCGCAAGTACGGCGGCACCGGCCTCGGGCTGGCCATCTGCCGTCAGCTTGCCGAACTGATGGGCGGCGAGGTCGGTGCCGAGAGCGAGCTAGGCGTCGGCTCTGCCTTCTGGATCGCGTTCCCGGCCGTCGTTGTCCACGGCGAGCCAGAGGTGTTCATGGCCGCGCGCCCGGCCGCGCTCGCCGGCCGCCGCACGCTCGTCGTTGACGACCACGCGGTCAACCGCGAGATCCTCGTCCGGCTCGCCGAGCGCTGGGGCATGCCGACCGTGGCCGTGGACTCGGGGAGCGCGGCCCTCGCCGCGCTCGATGCGGGGGCGGCCTCCGGCGAGGCACCGCCGGAGATTGTCCTGCTCGACATGCAGATGCCCGACATGGACGGCATCACTACGGCCCAGGCCCTGCGCGCCCGCTTCGGGGACGGCCCGACGATCATACTGCTGACCTCGGTGGCGCGCGACGCGCAGCTCCGCCAGGACGCCGAGCGAGCCGGCATCGACGCCGTGCTCTACAAGCCGACCAAGCCCGCCGCACTCTACGCTGCCCTCGCGGCGCGCTTCCAGCAGACCACCTCGTACGCAGCACCACCCTCAACGACCAGCGAACAGATCAGCGAAGCTGAGGCCCCGACGCCGTCGCCGCTCCGCATCCTCGTCGCCGAGGACAACGTCGTCAACCAGAAGGTGGTACTTCGCCTCCTCTACCGGCTCGGCTACCGGGCCGACCTCGCCGCCGACGGCGAAGAGGCCGTCGCGGCGGTGCTCGGCCGACCGGCCGACCGGCCCTACGACGTGGTACTGATGGACGTCCAAATGCCGCGCGTGGACGGGCTGGAGGCCACCCGCCGCATCCGCGCTGCCGGCGGCCTCGCCCAGCCGCACGTCGTCGCGCTCACGGCTAACGCGATGGAAGGCGACCGCGAGATGTGCCTCGCCGCCGGGTGCGACGCCTACCTCCCGAAGCCCATCGACCGCGAGTCACTCGGCGTGCTACTCGCCGAAGCGCCGTCGGCGATGCCGGCCCCCGCAGCAGACGCCTCGCCCCTCGCCGCCTGA
- the radA gene encoding DNA repair protein RadA: MAKPKTIFTCQECGHVAHRWMGKCPECQAWNSFVEETERSSVKAPVMQIVPTFGRGTTGSKAQRITDVEVAEQPRLVTGLGEFDRVMGGGIMLGSLTLVAGDPGIGKSTLMTELGRFLPAHTVLYVTGEESARQVKLRAQRLGVDTGEFFLLAETNVEEIVAAVQDIGPDVLVVDSIQTVYRPDLTSAPGSVSQVRESTAALLALTKRLATATFLVGHVTKAGSIAGPRVLEHMVDTVVYFEGDRHHAYRILRTVKNRFGASGELGLFEMREAGLREVENASEIFLSERQYGASGSAIVCAVEGTRPILVEIQALVTPASYGTPQRTATGFDPKRLQMLLAVLEKREGMRLSQQDVFLNVAGGVRLDEPAVDLGVALAVASSFRDVPADSQTVVVGEVGLGGEVRAVSRIEARAAEVHKLGFEQVLLPKSNRKGASFPDGLKVQPVERLGQALDAVL; encoded by the coding sequence ATGGCAAAGCCTAAAACCATTTTTACCTGCCAGGAGTGCGGCCACGTCGCTCACCGCTGGATGGGCAAGTGCCCCGAGTGCCAGGCCTGGAACTCGTTCGTCGAGGAGACCGAGCGCTCGTCGGTCAAGGCCCCGGTCATGCAGATCGTCCCGACGTTCGGGCGGGGGACGACCGGCTCGAAGGCGCAGCGCATCACCGACGTCGAGGTGGCCGAGCAGCCGCGGCTCGTAACCGGGCTGGGGGAGTTCGACCGCGTGATGGGCGGCGGCATCATGCTCGGGTCGCTCACGCTTGTGGCCGGCGACCCCGGGATCGGGAAGTCGACGCTCATGACGGAGCTCGGGCGGTTCCTGCCGGCGCACACCGTGCTCTACGTCACCGGCGAGGAGTCGGCGCGCCAGGTCAAGCTCCGCGCCCAGCGCCTCGGCGTCGACACCGGCGAGTTCTTCCTCCTCGCCGAGACCAACGTCGAGGAGATCGTCGCCGCCGTGCAGGACATCGGCCCCGACGTCCTCGTCGTCGACTCGATCCAGACCGTCTACCGGCCGGACCTGACGAGCGCGCCCGGCTCGGTCAGCCAGGTGCGGGAGTCGACCGCCGCGCTCCTCGCGCTCACCAAGCGGCTCGCCACGGCGACGTTCCTCGTCGGGCACGTCACGAAGGCCGGGAGCATCGCCGGGCCGCGCGTCCTGGAGCACATGGTCGATACCGTCGTCTACTTCGAGGGCGACCGGCACCACGCCTACCGCATCCTGCGGACGGTCAAAAACCGCTTCGGCGCCTCGGGCGAACTGGGCCTGTTCGAGATGCGCGAGGCCGGGCTGCGCGAGGTCGAGAACGCGAGCGAGATTTTCCTCTCCGAGCGCCAGTACGGCGCGAGCGGCTCGGCGATCGTCTGCGCCGTCGAGGGGACGCGCCCGATCCTCGTGGAGATCCAGGCACTCGTCACGCCCGCGAGCTACGGCACCCCGCAGCGCACGGCGACGGGCTTCGACCCGAAGCGGCTCCAGATGCTCCTCGCGGTGCTCGAAAAGCGCGAGGGGATGCGGCTCTCGCAGCAAGACGTGTTCCTCAACGTCGCCGGCGGCGTCCGCCTCGACGAGCCGGCCGTCGACCTCGGCGTGGCGCTCGCCGTCGCGTCGAGCTTCCGCGACGTGCCGGCCGACAGCCAGACGGTCGTTGTCGGCGAGGTCGGGCTCGGGGGCGAGGTGCGGGCCGTGAGCCGGATCGAGGCGCGCGCGGCCGAGGTCCACAAGCTCGGCTTCGAGCAGGTCCTCCTCCCGAAGTCCAACCGCAAGGGAGCGAGCTTCCCGGACGGCCTCAAGGTGCAGCCCGTCGAGCGGCTCGGCCAGGCCCTCGACGCGGTCCTCTGA
- a CDS encoding ABC transporter permease gives MVALIRHRTDAFFTGLGRFGLLLGSAFSGTAHLRLYYRNLTEQFVRVGIDSLPIVALASAFTGAVAAVQSIYQLEGSFYLPKTAVGSFVTTSVILELGALIAAFILAGRVGARIAAELGTMRVTEQIDALEAMGLNSASYLVLPRILAGVLMFPLIYVVACTVGIGMGLIVGEATGVISTQTFIDGARLLFRPYDVFFGVVKSLAFGFAITSVSCYYGYYTSGGAEGVGRSTTQATVMSCVFVLLADYVLAVIML, from the coding sequence ATGGTCGCGCTCATCCGCCACCGGACGGACGCTTTCTTCACCGGCCTCGGCCGGTTCGGGCTGCTCCTCGGCAGCGCCTTCAGCGGGACGGCCCACCTCCGGCTCTACTACCGCAACCTCACCGAGCAGTTCGTCCGCGTCGGGATCGACTCGCTCCCGATCGTGGCCCTCGCCTCGGCGTTCACCGGGGCCGTCGCGGCGGTGCAGTCGATCTACCAGCTCGAGGGCTCGTTCTACCTCCCGAAGACGGCCGTCGGCTCGTTCGTGACGACGAGCGTGATCCTCGAACTGGGCGCGCTCATCGCGGCGTTCATCCTCGCGGGCCGCGTCGGGGCGCGGATCGCGGCCGAGCTCGGGACGATGCGGGTGACGGAGCAGATCGATGCCCTGGAGGCGATGGGGCTCAACTCGGCGAGCTACCTCGTCCTCCCGCGCATCCTGGCGGGCGTGCTGATGTTCCCGCTGATCTACGTCGTCGCCTGCACGGTCGGGATCGGGATGGGGCTGATCGTGGGCGAGGCGACGGGCGTGATCTCGACCCAGACGTTCATCGACGGGGCGCGCCTCCTGTTCCGGCCCTACGACGTGTTCTTCGGCGTCGTCAAGTCGCTCGCCTTCGGGTTCGCCATCACGAGCGTCTCGTGCTACTACGGCTACTACACCTCCGGCGGGGCCGAGGGCGTGGGCCGCAGCACCACCCAGGCGACGGTGATGTCGTGCGTCTTCGTCCTCCTCGCCGACTACGTCCTGGCGGTGATTATGCTTTGA
- a CDS encoding ABC transporter ATP-binding protein, translated as MIEIQHLSKSFSGRPVLEDVSLTIRDAETFAVIGRSGSGKSVLLKHIIGLLTPDTGQVLIDGTDLHALSYADLRQIRQQFGVLFQGGALFDSMSALDNVAFPLRTFTRQSEAEIMDRAHWCLSEVKLPDVGPKKPSELSGGMQKRVALARAVALEPKYILYDEPTSGLDPQTSATINDLIVQLAETLCATSIVITHDMNSVLAIADRAGFIHERRLHWTGTMDDLRCCADPDTLAFVKASEYVI; from the coding sequence ATGATCGAAATCCAGCACCTCTCGAAGAGCTTCAGCGGGCGGCCCGTGCTCGAGGACGTGTCGCTCACGATCCGCGACGCAGAGACGTTCGCGGTGATCGGGCGGAGCGGGTCGGGCAAGAGCGTGCTGCTGAAGCACATCATCGGGCTGCTCACGCCGGACACGGGGCAGGTGCTGATCGACGGGACCGACCTCCACGCGCTCTCCTACGCCGACCTCCGGCAGATCCGGCAGCAGTTCGGCGTCCTCTTCCAGGGCGGAGCCCTCTTCGACTCGATGTCGGCGCTCGACAACGTGGCGTTCCCGCTGAGGACGTTCACGCGGCAGTCCGAGGCCGAGATCATGGACCGCGCCCACTGGTGCCTGAGCGAGGTCAAGCTCCCCGACGTCGGCCCGAAGAAGCCGAGCGAGCTCTCGGGCGGGATGCAGAAGCGCGTCGCCCTCGCCCGCGCCGTCGCCCTGGAGCCGAAGTACATCCTCTACGACGAGCCGACGAGCGGCCTCGACCCGCAGACCTCGGCGACGATCAACGACCTCATCGTCCAGCTCGCCGAGACGCTCTGCGCCACGAGCATCGTCATCACGCACGACATGAACTCCGTCCTCGCGATCGCCGACCGCGCCGGGTTCATCCACGAGCGCCGCCTCCACTGGACCGGCACGATGGACGACCTCCGCTGCTGCGCCGACCCCGACACCCTCGCCTTCGTCAAGGCGAGCGAATATGTAATTTGA
- a CDS encoding MlaD family protein — translation MQYGNEFKVGVAITVAALIVFFGIRYLAGLPVFGAGYELTAVFEDTEGLASGNPVEVSGVQVGTVREVALLPGAREARAVLSITSDVSFPRGSLARVSGFSALGDVGVAIEPGDPAAPPLEDGDQLVTKPASDIIGLVQNNAERLFGSVDTLLTGAAGTFMNVDNLLAENGDLSETVRQLRIASSSANRLLTSQQDQIAATLASLRRTTESVGVLTEQAGAFADENADSLALTIQRLNGALAGVEASLASFEATSTQLDALLAKLDSGEGTLGLMLNDPTLYENLNTTATNLNQLILEFQADPKRFLKDLRLVDVF, via the coding sequence ATGCAATACGGCAACGAGTTCAAAGTCGGCGTCGCGATCACGGTCGCGGCGCTCATCGTGTTTTTCGGCATCCGCTACCTCGCGGGGCTACCTGTCTTCGGCGCGGGCTACGAACTCACCGCAGTCTTCGAGGACACCGAGGGGCTCGCGTCCGGGAATCCTGTCGAGGTCAGCGGCGTGCAGGTCGGGACGGTGCGCGAGGTGGCGCTGCTGCCCGGTGCCCGCGAGGCCCGCGCCGTGCTCTCGATCACGAGCGACGTCTCATTCCCGCGCGGCTCGCTCGCCCGCGTCAGCGGGTTCTCCGCCCTCGGCGACGTCGGCGTGGCGATCGAGCCGGGCGATCCTGCCGCGCCGCCGCTCGAGGACGGCGACCAACTCGTGACCAAGCCCGCGTCGGACATCATCGGCCTCGTCCAGAACAACGCCGAGCGCCTCTTCGGAAGCGTCGACACGCTCCTCACCGGGGCCGCCGGGACGTTCATGAACGTCGACAACCTCCTTGCCGAGAACGGCGACCTCAGCGAGACCGTACGCCAGCTCCGGATCGCCTCGTCGTCGGCGAACCGGCTCCTGACCTCGCAGCAGGACCAGATCGCCGCGACGCTCGCCAGCCTCCGCCGCACGACCGAGAGCGTCGGCGTCCTCACCGAGCAGGCTGGGGCTTTCGCCGACGAGAACGCCGACTCGCTCGCCCTGACGATCCAGCGCCTCAACGGCGCGCTCGCCGGCGTCGAGGCCAGCCTCGCCTCGTTCGAGGCGACCTCCACCCAACTCGACGCCCTCCTCGCTAAGCTCGACAGCGGCGAGGGCACGCTCGGCCTGATGCTCAACGACCCGACGCTCTACGAGAACCTCAACACGACCGCCACGAACCTGAACCAACTCATCCTCGAGTTCCAGGCCGACCCCAAGCGGTTCCTCAAAGACCTCCGCCTCGTGGATGTGTTTTGA